From the Gallaecimonas kandeliae genome, one window contains:
- a CDS encoding HPP family protein, with translation MKTVADIMTRDLITLPLGSTLLDAHDLMREKGIRHIPVMDGERFAGILTQKIIMASVIRLLVKYGGNALERREGQLPVAELMATDCATLAPDQPLDQVADFFLAHKHGCLPVLEKSGTLVGILTSSDFVRLCQQLLKG, from the coding sequence ATGAAAACCGTCGCCGACATCATGACCCGGGATCTCATCACCCTGCCCCTTGGCAGCACCCTGCTGGACGCCCACGACCTGATGCGGGAGAAAGGCATCCGCCATATCCCGGTCATGGACGGGGAGCGCTTCGCCGGCATCCTCACCCAGAAGATCATCATGGCCAGCGTGATCCGGCTGCTGGTGAAATACGGCGGCAACGCCCTGGAACGCCGGGAAGGCCAGCTGCCGGTGGCGGAGCTGATGGCCACCGACTGCGCCACCCTGGCCCCTGACCAGCCCTTGGACCAGGTGGCGGACTTTTTCCTCGCCCACAAACACGGCTGCCTGCCGGTGCTGGAAAAAAGCGGCACCCTGGTGGGGATCCTCACCTCCTCCGACTTCGTGCGCCTCTGCCAGCAGCTGCTGAAGGGCTGA
- a CDS encoding TetR/AcrR family transcriptional regulator yields MQQGPDKLTERAERKRQKREAKKAEIAASTLDTLKQLGYANTTLRDIAQQSGLSLGSLTYYFVDKTELITYCVQLYKAQFLARISGALVGEDGPEAVLGRFAEALALSIKEEHSTHRLWYDIRAQALFDPAFRPVVAEIEAKLMETLALAVQAARLNPPGDLALRFAMLEGAFRYQLQRALLEGPAPLAQLKGEFRQVLDLIIRP; encoded by the coding sequence ATGCAGCAAGGCCCTGACAAGCTGACCGAACGCGCCGAGCGCAAGCGCCAGAAGCGCGAAGCCAAGAAAGCCGAGATAGCGGCCAGCACCCTGGATACGCTCAAGCAACTTGGCTACGCCAACACCACCCTGAGGGACATAGCCCAGCAGTCCGGGCTGTCCCTCGGCAGCCTGACCTACTACTTCGTCGACAAGACGGAGCTCATCACCTACTGCGTCCAGCTCTACAAGGCGCAGTTCCTGGCCCGGATCTCGGGCGCCCTGGTGGGTGAGGACGGGCCAGAGGCGGTGTTGGGGCGCTTTGCCGAGGCACTGGCCCTGTCCATCAAAGAGGAACATTCCACCCACAGGCTCTGGTACGACATCCGCGCCCAGGCCCTCTTCGATCCGGCCTTCCGCCCCGTGGTGGCCGAGATCGAAGCCAAGCTGATGGAAACCCTGGCTTTGGCTGTCCAGGCCGCCCGCTTGAACCCGCCTGGGGATCTGGCGCTGCGCTTTGCCATGCTCGAAGGGGCCTTCCGCTACCAGTTGCAGCGGGCCCTGTTGGAGGGGCCGGCGCCCCTGGCGCAGCTGAAGGGAGAATTCAGGCAGGTGCTGGACTTGATCATCCGGCCATGA
- a CDS encoding aldehyde dehydrogenase family protein encodes MSEQLKAAGEAAPFAPYDEALAVLHGAKDDWARLPSKERVALLEEVKDALMAVAEDWALAAGRQKQLPADSPLVGEEWISGPYALMAGCNGLIHALSMLDGKEHIDAVPTRTLPTGQLAAKVMPHSFWDQLLLSGVTAEIWMQQGVNKANLKDNVAGAHDVSPAEREGKVALVLGAGNIAAIAPLDVFHKLFVENQVALLKMNPVNDYLTPFLEQALAPLIRRGLVRVMKGGGAEGAYLCNHPLVDEIHITGSQATHDLIVWGPGEEGERNRRQGTPRLGKKITSELGAVCPTIVVPGPWSQADIAFQAEHLATQKLHNSGFNCIACQVLVMPKGWAQGEALLAATKEQIARSTRPAYYPGAEARLEAFAGQGRQVEQIRRGQAPALVMTKTEEADYFRHQEVFAPALSVTELEAEDAESYLRSAIRYANEQLHGTLGANILIHPKTLKALGRARFEAIIAELRYGTIAVNAWSGLGFLLATCPWGAFPGHTLADAQSGIGHVHNCLMFDKVERCVVEAPFRPFPRGLLSGQFSLLPRPPWFITHSRQHQVGKLLVAFQYRPSWFKLPRIFFNALLG; translated from the coding sequence ATGAGCGAGCAGTTGAAGGCAGCAGGCGAGGCCGCCCCCTTCGCCCCCTATGACGAGGCCCTGGCCGTGCTTCACGGTGCCAAGGACGACTGGGCGCGCCTGCCGAGCAAGGAGCGCGTTGCGCTCTTGGAAGAGGTCAAGGATGCCCTGATGGCCGTGGCCGAAGACTGGGCCCTGGCGGCCGGCAGGCAAAAGCAGTTGCCGGCCGACTCGCCCCTGGTGGGGGAGGAGTGGATCTCCGGTCCCTACGCCCTGATGGCGGGCTGCAACGGCCTTATCCACGCCCTATCGATGCTGGACGGCAAGGAGCACATCGACGCCGTGCCGACCCGCACCTTGCCGACGGGCCAGTTGGCCGCCAAGGTCATGCCCCATTCGTTCTGGGACCAATTGCTGCTGTCGGGGGTGACGGCGGAGATCTGGATGCAGCAAGGGGTCAACAAGGCCAACCTCAAGGACAATGTGGCCGGCGCCCACGATGTTTCGCCAGCCGAACGTGAAGGCAAGGTGGCCCTGGTGCTGGGGGCCGGCAACATCGCCGCCATAGCTCCCCTGGATGTGTTCCACAAGCTGTTCGTGGAAAACCAGGTGGCGCTTTTGAAGATGAACCCGGTCAACGACTACCTGACCCCCTTCCTGGAGCAGGCGCTGGCGCCGCTCATCCGCCGCGGCTTAGTGCGCGTCATGAAAGGCGGCGGGGCCGAGGGGGCCTACCTGTGCAACCACCCCCTGGTGGACGAGATCCACATCACCGGCTCCCAGGCTACCCATGATCTCATCGTCTGGGGCCCGGGAGAGGAGGGGGAGCGCAACCGCCGGCAAGGCACCCCGCGCCTTGGGAAGAAGATCACCTCAGAGCTTGGCGCCGTCTGCCCCACCATAGTGGTGCCGGGCCCCTGGAGCCAGGCCGATATCGCCTTCCAGGCCGAGCACCTGGCCACCCAAAAGCTGCACAACTCCGGTTTCAACTGCATCGCCTGCCAGGTGCTGGTGATGCCTAAGGGCTGGGCGCAGGGCGAGGCGTTACTGGCCGCCACCAAGGAGCAAATTGCCCGCTCCACCAGGCCCGCCTATTACCCCGGCGCCGAGGCGCGCCTCGAGGCCTTTGCCGGCCAGGGCCGCCAGGTGGAACAGATCCGGCGCGGCCAGGCCCCGGCCCTGGTGATGACCAAAACCGAAGAGGCCGACTATTTCCGCCACCAGGAGGTGTTCGCCCCGGCCCTGTCGGTCACAGAGCTGGAAGCCGAGGATGCCGAAAGCTACCTGCGCAGCGCCATCCGCTACGCCAACGAACAGCTGCACGGCACCCTGGGGGCCAATATCCTCATCCACCCCAAGACCCTCAAGGCCCTGGGCCGTGCCCGCTTCGAGGCGATCATCGCCGAGCTGCGCTACGGCACCATCGCCGTCAACGCCTGGTCCGGCCTCGGCTTCCTGCTGGCCACCTGTCCCTGGGGCGCCTTCCCAGGCCATACCTTGGCAGATGCCCAGAGCGGCATAGGCCATGTCCACAACTGCCTGATGTTCGACAAGGTGGAGCGCTGCGTGGTGGAGGCGCCTTTCAGGCCCTTCCCGAGGGGCCTGCTGTCAGGCCAGTTCAGCCTGCTGCCGCGGCCGCCTTGGTTCATCACCCACAGCCGACAGCACCAGGTGGGTAAACTGCTGGTGGCCTTCCAATACCGGCCCAGCTGGTTCAAACTGCCGCGCATCTTTTTCAACGCCCTGTTGGGATGA
- a CDS encoding GMC family oxidoreductase has protein sequence MEYDYVIVGGGSAGATLASRLSEDPGNQVCLLEAGGAGKSLLVRMPAAVVAVLPGYGKLNNWAFETVPQAGLKGRKGYQPRGKCLGGSSAINAMLYIRGHERDYDDWAALGCEGWSWQEVLPYFRRAEANERGSDAFHGGEGPLQVSEQRSPRPVTRAFIEAAKERQIQEVDDFNRGDNEGVGLYQVTQFHDGAKRGQRCSAAAAYLHPNEGRPNLHIITSANATKVLFKDKKATGVAYRQGQEDKVVLARKEVILSGGAFGSPQLLQLSGVGRPEDIQPHGIEMVHALPGVGQNLQDHLDLTLAYKTADTDNFGIGLMGSLNVIKHLLRWRKDGSGMMATPFAEGAAFIKSDPGLDRPDLQLHFVIGIVDDHARKLHLGYGYSCHVCQLHPHSRGSVFLQSADPLAAPGIDPKFLDDRRDLEALIKGAKLTREIMLAPAPALAPYRKKEIFGVRDGMTDADWEALIRQRADTIYHPIGTCKMGTDEMAVVDPELKVHGLEGLRVVDASVMPKLVSGNTNAPTIMIAEKAADLILGRKPLAGEGDKA, from the coding sequence ATGGAATACGACTACGTCATCGTCGGCGGGGGCTCGGCCGGGGCGACCCTGGCCTCCAGGCTCAGCGAGGATCCCGGCAACCAGGTCTGCCTCTTGGAGGCGGGGGGCGCCGGTAAGAGCCTGCTGGTCCGGATGCCGGCGGCCGTGGTCGCCGTGCTGCCCGGTTACGGCAAGCTCAACAACTGGGCCTTCGAGACGGTGCCCCAGGCCGGCCTCAAGGGCCGCAAGGGCTACCAGCCCCGCGGCAAGTGCCTGGGAGGCTCCTCGGCCATCAACGCCATGCTCTATATCCGCGGCCATGAGCGCGACTATGACGACTGGGCGGCACTGGGCTGTGAAGGCTGGTCCTGGCAGGAGGTGTTGCCTTATTTCCGCCGCGCCGAGGCCAACGAGCGCGGCAGCGACGCCTTCCACGGCGGCGAGGGCCCCTTGCAGGTCAGCGAGCAGCGCTCCCCGCGCCCCGTCACCCGTGCTTTCATCGAGGCCGCCAAAGAGCGCCAGATCCAAGAGGTGGACGACTTCAACCGCGGCGACAACGAGGGGGTAGGGCTCTACCAGGTCACCCAGTTCCACGACGGTGCCAAGCGCGGCCAGCGCTGCTCCGCTGCCGCCGCCTACCTGCATCCAAATGAGGGGCGCCCCAACCTCCACATCATCACAAGCGCCAACGCCACCAAGGTCCTCTTCAAGGACAAGAAGGCGACAGGCGTCGCCTACCGCCAGGGCCAGGAAGACAAGGTGGTGCTGGCCCGCAAAGAGGTGATCTTAAGCGGCGGCGCCTTCGGCTCGCCGCAGCTGCTGCAGCTCTCAGGGGTGGGGCGGCCAGAGGACATCCAGCCCCACGGCATCGAGATGGTCCACGCGCTGCCCGGCGTCGGTCAGAACCTCCAGGACCACCTGGATCTCACCCTGGCCTACAAGACGGCCGACACCGACAACTTCGGTATAGGCCTGATGGGCAGCCTCAATGTCATCAAGCACCTGCTGCGCTGGCGAAAGGACGGCAGCGGCATGATGGCCACCCCCTTTGCCGAAGGGGCCGCCTTCATCAAGTCAGACCCCGGCCTGGACAGGCCCGATCTGCAACTGCATTTCGTCATCGGCATCGTCGACGACCATGCCCGCAAGCTGCACCTGGGTTACGGTTATTCCTGCCACGTCTGCCAACTGCACCCCCATTCCCGGGGCTCTGTCTTCCTGCAATCGGCCGACCCCCTGGCCGCTCCCGGCATAGACCCCAAGTTTCTGGACGACAGGCGGGATCTGGAGGCCCTCATCAAGGGTGCCAAGCTGACTAGGGAGATCATGCTGGCCCCGGCCCCGGCCCTGGCCCCTTATCGCAAGAAAGAGATCTTCGGGGTGCGGGACGGCATGACCGACGCCGACTGGGAAGCCCTGATCCGCCAAAGGGCGGACACCATCTACCACCCCATAGGCACCTGCAAGATGGGCACCGACGAGATGGCGGTGGTAGACCCTGAGCTCAAGGTGCACGGCCTGGAAGGGCTGAGGGTGGTGGACGCCTCGGTGATGCCCAAGCTCGTCAGCGGCAACACCAATGCCCCCACCATCATGATCGCCGAGAAGGCCGCCGACCTGATCCTGGGCCGCAAGCCCCTGGCCGGCGAAGGAGACAAAGCATGA
- a CDS encoding riboflavin synthase subunit alpha: MFTGIVQGKGQLVAVTEKDAFRTHVVRFPQELLGGLELGASVAHNGCCLTVTQVAGQEVAFDLIRETLRVTNLGALKVGDWVNLERAARFGDEIGGHAMSGHIHCTASLAEVRQSPDNRTLRFSLPAPWRKYVLAKGYIGVDGISLTVGAVHDDGFEVNLIPETLARTTLGDKQVGDAINIEIDPQTQAIVDTVERVLAARG; encoded by the coding sequence ATGTTTACCGGCATAGTACAGGGCAAGGGCCAGCTGGTGGCCGTCACCGAAAAAGACGCATTCCGCACCCATGTGGTGCGCTTTCCCCAAGAACTGCTGGGCGGCCTGGAGCTGGGCGCCTCCGTGGCCCACAACGGCTGCTGCCTGACGGTGACCCAGGTGGCAGGGCAGGAGGTTGCCTTCGACCTTATCCGCGAGACGCTCAGGGTGACCAACCTCGGCGCCCTCAAGGTGGGGGACTGGGTCAACCTGGAACGGGCGGCCCGCTTCGGCGACGAAATAGGCGGCCACGCCATGTCCGGCCATATCCACTGCACCGCCAGCTTGGCCGAGGTGCGGCAAAGCCCCGACAACCGCACCCTGAGGTTCAGCCTGCCGGCGCCCTGGCGCAAGTACGTGCTGGCCAAGGGCTACATCGGCGTCGACGGCATCTCCCTGACGGTGGGGGCCGTCCATGACGACGGCTTCGAGGTCAACCTCATTCCCGAGACCCTGGCCCGCACCACCCTGGGCGACAAGCAGGTCGGCGACGCCATCAACATCGAGATCGATCCCCAGACCCAGGCCATAGTCGACACCGTCGAGCGGGTGTTGGCCGCCCGCGGCTAG
- a CDS encoding DNA-J related domain-containing protein, with amino-acid sequence MNNPLNDAILAVLAEHPQGLSEFALLQALAGHPFLEPWAGAGELALFRRHFALMNGLYQLRQQLWGEGWALAVSALHIQLQPLAAEGPALVPQDPLADYYLDWQQLESTGQAEVESLLAAFWRCYAGLEGRQQALAVLGLEADADWRMIKARYRALAARHHPDKGGDSSDFIRIRRAFEQLAGRR; translated from the coding sequence ATGAACAACCCCCTCAACGACGCCATACTGGCGGTGCTGGCCGAGCATCCGCAGGGGCTGAGCGAATTTGCCCTGCTGCAGGCCCTGGCCGGGCATCCCTTCCTCGAACCCTGGGCAGGGGCGGGGGAGCTGGCCCTGTTTCGCCGCCATTTCGCCCTGATGAACGGCCTCTATCAGCTGCGCCAGCAGCTCTGGGGCGAGGGCTGGGCGCTGGCCGTCTCGGCGCTTCATATCCAGTTGCAGCCCCTGGCGGCAGAGGGCCCGGCCCTGGTGCCGCAAGACCCCCTGGCCGATTACTACCTGGACTGGCAGCAGCTGGAAAGCACAGGCCAGGCCGAGGTGGAATCCTTGCTGGCCGCCTTCTGGCGCTGCTACGCAGGCCTCGAGGGCCGCCAACAGGCCCTTGCGGTTTTGGGGCTGGAAGCGGACGCCGACTGGCGTATGATCAAGGCCCGCTACCGGGCCCTGGCGGCCCGGCACCACCCCGACAAGGGCGGTGACAGCAGCGACTTCATCCGTATTCGCCGCGCCTTCGAGCAGTTGGCCGGCCGCCGTTAA
- the dacB gene encoding D-alanyl-D-alanine carboxypeptidase/D-alanyl-D-alanine-endopeptidase, translated as MRHFLPGLLLTLFSPLLLAADWQTIVQERPAGSQVALLVAPLGKGKLKVEYNASLLLPPASTQKLFTATAAELVLGDDFRFETRLEGRGHPQGGQWQGDLRLVFSGAPDLKRDDLADLLASLKAKGIRSISGDLFLDGSAFDGYERGPGWPWDNLGVCYSAPSSSLTLEHNCVAASLDAGKPGSQARFYVPPHQPVEVKSVVQVVSPEQQQQSLCELMLDRGPGNHYQLHGCVTDERSVWPLNFAVNDTAAYVQSVLSAELSRAGIHLDGRVRRQRQPGKPWPQLAVLRSAPLADLLKEMLEESDNLFADNIAKTLGRQGGEPGDFARGVRAVKAALKDKLGLTLNPATIKDGSGLSRDNLVSPRQLATVLDYLAQHQEMAVYQGLPVAGLSGTLKFRHSVTRPPLKGNIKAKTGTLNGSTNLAGYFTGASGQRYLFVLMTSSLSLGDDSDAAKDRLTAFERQLLLSLYHQG; from the coding sequence ATGCGTCATTTCCTGCCCGGCCTGCTGCTGACCCTTTTCTCTCCCCTGCTGCTGGCCGCCGACTGGCAGACCATAGTCCAGGAGCGCCCCGCCGGCAGCCAGGTGGCATTGCTGGTGGCCCCGCTGGGCAAGGGCAAGCTCAAGGTGGAATACAACGCCTCCCTCCTGCTGCCCCCGGCCAGCACCCAGAAGCTGTTCACCGCCACCGCCGCCGAGCTGGTGCTGGGGGACGATTTTCGTTTCGAGACCCGCCTCGAAGGCCGGGGCCACCCCCAGGGCGGCCAGTGGCAGGGGGATCTGCGGCTGGTGTTCAGCGGCGCCCCTGACCTCAAGCGCGACGACCTGGCCGATCTCCTGGCCAGCCTCAAGGCCAAGGGGATCCGCAGCATCAGCGGCGACCTCTTCCTCGACGGCAGCGCCTTCGACGGTTACGAGCGGGGCCCGGGCTGGCCCTGGGACAACCTCGGCGTATGCTACAGCGCCCCGTCCTCCAGCCTGACCTTGGAACACAACTGCGTGGCCGCCAGCCTCGACGCCGGCAAGCCGGGCAGCCAGGCCCGCTTCTACGTGCCGCCCCACCAGCCGGTGGAGGTGAAAAGCGTCGTCCAGGTGGTGAGCCCGGAGCAGCAACAGCAGAGCCTCTGCGAGCTGATGCTGGACCGCGGCCCAGGCAACCATTACCAGCTGCACGGCTGCGTCACCGACGAGCGCAGCGTCTGGCCCCTCAACTTCGCCGTCAACGACACGGCCGCCTATGTGCAGTCGGTGCTGAGCGCCGAACTCAGCCGCGCCGGCATCCACCTGGACGGGCGGGTGCGCCGCCAGCGCCAACCCGGCAAGCCCTGGCCGCAACTGGCGGTGCTGCGCTCGGCGCCCCTGGCCGACCTGCTCAAGGAAATGCTGGAGGAGTCGGACAACCTCTTCGCCGACAACATCGCCAAGACCCTGGGCCGCCAGGGCGGCGAGCCGGGCGACTTCGCCCGTGGGGTGCGGGCCGTCAAGGCCGCCCTCAAGGACAAGCTGGGCCTGACATTGAATCCTGCCACCATCAAGGACGGCTCTGGGCTGTCCCGCGACAACCTGGTCAGCCCCCGCCAGCTGGCCACGGTACTGGACTACCTCGCCCAGCATCAGGAGATGGCGGTCTACCAGGGGCTGCCGGTGGCGGGGCTCTCCGGCACCCTGAAGTTCCGCCACTCCGTGACCCGCCCTCCCCTCAAGGGCAACATCAAGGCCAAGACCGGTACCCTCAACGGCAGCACCAACCTGGCCGGCTACTTCACCGGTGCCTCGGGCCAGCGCTACCTCTTCGTGCTGATGACCTCTTCCTTGAGCCTCGGGGACGACAGCGACGCGGCCAAGGACCGCCTCACCGCCTTCGAGCGCCAGCTGCTGCTGAGCCTCTACCACCAGGGCTGA
- a CDS encoding MATE family efflux transporter has product MLNEMGRLLRLAAPILVAQLSQTLMGFVDTVMAGQVSATDMASVAVGASLWWPMALFVLGICMALTPMVANHHGAKDDAAIAPIVQQGAWLALGITVLIMALAPLSPWVLDKMAVEPALARKTELYIYFICAGLPAFALYNSLRNFVEGMSHTIPTMIIGFAGLLVNIPANYIFIHGLFGMPELGGAGCGLATALVMWFMFFAALIYSLFTRRFAHIGLYKRLYWPQWQQIVHLAKIGIPIAMSIFFEVSLFALVALLISPLGSVVVAGHQIAINFSSLVFMFPMSLAMAVTIRVGHRMGEGHPAQARTVAYAGFALGQLVAISTCVLTVLFSKHIITLYSDDGAVLALAGQLILLAAIYQLPDACQVVAGGALRGYKDSHALFLITMLAYWGIGLPLGYTLGLTDLIRPAMGPHGFWIGFIAGLSSAAVMMVWRLRVLHRRSAQAQIPLEVIA; this is encoded by the coding sequence ATGCTGAACGAAATGGGGCGCCTGCTGCGCCTCGCCGCCCCCATACTGGTCGCCCAACTCTCCCAGACCCTGATGGGCTTCGTCGACACCGTCATGGCCGGCCAGGTCAGCGCCACCGACATGGCCAGCGTCGCCGTGGGGGCCAGTCTCTGGTGGCCCATGGCCCTCTTCGTGCTGGGGATCTGCATGGCCCTGACCCCCATGGTGGCCAATCATCACGGCGCCAAGGACGATGCCGCCATAGCCCCCATAGTGCAGCAAGGTGCCTGGCTGGCCCTGGGGATCACCGTCCTCATCATGGCCCTGGCGCCACTGAGCCCCTGGGTGCTGGACAAGATGGCCGTGGAGCCGGCCCTGGCCAGGAAAACCGAGCTCTACATCTACTTCATCTGCGCCGGCCTGCCCGCCTTCGCGCTCTACAACAGCCTGCGCAACTTCGTCGAAGGCATGAGCCACACCATCCCCACCATGATCATCGGCTTCGCCGGGCTCCTGGTGAACATCCCGGCCAACTACATCTTCATCCACGGCCTCTTCGGCATGCCTGAACTTGGCGGCGCCGGCTGCGGCCTGGCCACGGCCCTGGTGATGTGGTTCATGTTCTTCGCGGCCCTGATCTACAGCCTATTTACCCGCCGCTTTGCCCATATCGGCCTCTATAAACGGCTATATTGGCCACAGTGGCAGCAGATAGTGCACCTGGCCAAGATCGGGATCCCCATCGCCATGTCCATCTTCTTCGAAGTGAGCCTCTTCGCCCTGGTGGCGCTGCTGATCTCACCGCTCGGCAGCGTAGTGGTGGCCGGTCACCAGATCGCCATCAACTTCAGCTCCCTGGTGTTCATGTTCCCCATGAGCCTGGCCATGGCCGTGACCATCCGCGTCGGTCACCGCATGGGTGAAGGCCACCCGGCCCAGGCCCGAACCGTGGCCTACGCCGGCTTTGCCCTGGGCCAACTGGTGGCCATCAGCACCTGTGTGCTGACGGTGCTCTTTTCCAAACACATCATCACCCTCTACTCGGACGACGGCGCCGTGCTGGCCCTGGCCGGCCAGCTGATCCTGCTGGCCGCCATCTACCAGCTGCCGGACGCCTGCCAGGTGGTGGCCGGCGGCGCCCTGCGCGGTTACAAGGACAGCCACGCCCTCTTCCTCATCACCATGCTGGCCTACTGGGGCATAGGGCTGCCGCTCGGCTACACCTTGGGGCTGACCGACCTTATCCGCCCCGCCATGGGCCCCCACGGCTTCTGGATAGGCTTTATCGCCGGCCTGTCCAGCGCCGCCGTGATGATGGTGTGGCGCCTGCGGGTACTGCACAGGCGCAGCGCCCAGGCCCAGATCCCCCTGGAAGTCATCGCATGA
- a CDS encoding DUF3080 family protein, producing the protein MKAWPLLALLLAGCGQNASPLADYPARLRYLLAMPEQNLETPLLQKGGGRAWAQAVPTTTISLRQTFALRHCGLLGLIGERNGPLGKTAPPSQRFLYDLKLLDGLARCQPADPELKALVAQLLEEKRQALPAVAWQLVSDDEAFRANWRFDRAPMGDFAGLGEATALLHDLRELLKTPDPKRMARLEEELGHFGEGRLLGRLNQALSDARLELDAVTEALEQGGPAVVCLNGHPGRQAKEVRDFFFSYYGKQVQPYLGDLVQTDRGLKGELWPLIQALPHPDNPQIRFLAGTGEGTLSGDFLAALGRHTKAWQAFLGRCGLRPGQ; encoded by the coding sequence ATGAAAGCCTGGCCGCTGCTGGCGCTGTTACTGGCCGGCTGCGGCCAAAACGCCAGCCCCCTGGCGGACTATCCGGCCAGGCTGCGCTACCTGCTGGCCATGCCGGAACAAAACCTGGAGACGCCGCTGCTGCAAAAGGGTGGCGGCCGCGCCTGGGCACAAGCGGTGCCCACCACCACCATCAGCCTGCGCCAGACCTTTGCCCTGCGCCACTGCGGCCTGCTGGGCCTTATCGGCGAGCGCAACGGCCCCCTCGGCAAGACGGCGCCCCCCTCCCAGCGCTTCCTCTACGACCTCAAACTGCTGGACGGCCTTGCACGCTGCCAACCGGCCGACCCCGAGCTCAAGGCCCTGGTGGCGCAGCTGCTCGAGGAAAAGCGCCAGGCCCTGCCAGCCGTGGCCTGGCAGCTGGTGAGCGACGACGAGGCCTTTCGCGCCAACTGGCGTTTCGACCGCGCCCCCATGGGGGATTTTGCCGGCCTGGGTGAAGCCACCGCCCTGCTGCACGACCTTCGTGAGCTGCTCAAAACGCCCGATCCCAAACGGATGGCGAGGCTCGAAGAGGAACTGGGGCACTTCGGCGAGGGCCGGCTACTGGGCCGGCTCAACCAGGCGCTGAGTGACGCCCGCCTCGAGCTGGACGCCGTCACCGAGGCACTGGAACAAGGCGGCCCGGCGGTGGTGTGCCTGAACGGCCATCCCGGCCGCCAGGCCAAGGAGGTAAGGGATTTCTTCTTCAGCTACTACGGCAAGCAGGTCCAACCCTACCTCGGCGACCTGGTCCAGACCGACAGGGGCCTCAAGGGCGAGCTCTGGCCGCTGATCCAGGCCCTGCCCCACCCGGACAACCCGCAGATCCGCTTCCTGGCCGGCACAGGCGAAGGCACCCTGTCCGGCGACTTCCTCGCCGCCCTTGGCCGCCACACCAAGGCCTGGCAGGCCTTCCTCGGCCGCTGCGGCCTGAGACCGGGGCAATAA
- a CDS encoding fused MFS/spermidine synthase — MSSFNLLVFTLAFTSGFCVMAVELLGGRILAPYFGSSIYVWGSIITVFMVALALGYLIGGRLSLAGPSLRRFALFYLASALALLPLVLLGDGLMKQVFLHITDPRYGSLVAALGLFLLPTLVLGMISPYSVRLLVRHQQHSGQVAGVLYFVSTLGSALGTLATSFYLVLWFEVDKILWTLVALLVAGGLLALAAKPLEATDA; from the coding sequence ATGTCGTCCTTCAACCTGTTGGTATTCACCCTGGCCTTCACCAGTGGCTTTTGCGTCATGGCGGTGGAGCTGCTGGGGGGCCGCATACTGGCGCCTTACTTCGGCTCCAGCATCTATGTCTGGGGCAGCATCATCACGGTATTCATGGTGGCACTGGCCCTTGGCTACCTTATCGGCGGCAGGCTCTCCCTGGCTGGCCCCAGCCTGCGCCGCTTCGCCCTCTTCTACCTGGCCTCGGCCCTGGCCTTGCTGCCTTTGGTGCTGCTGGGTGACGGCTTGATGAAGCAGGTGTTTCTGCACATCACCGATCCCCGCTACGGCTCCCTGGTGGCGGCCCTGGGGCTCTTTTTGCTGCCCACCCTGGTGCTGGGGATGATCTCCCCCTACTCGGTGCGCCTGCTGGTGCGCCACCAGCAGCACAGCGGCCAGGTGGCGGGCGTCCTCTATTTCGTCTCCACCCTGGGCAGCGCCCTCGGTACCCTGGCCACCTCCTTCTACCTGGTGCTCTGGTTCGAGGTGGACAAGATCCTCTGGACCCTGGTGGCCCTGCTGGTGGCGGGAGGCCTGCTGGCCTTGGCCGCCAAGCCCCTGGAGGCGACTGATGCGTAG